The DNA region TGCAATGTATGCAAGGGATTTGGGGTTAGCAGGAGAGCAACAAAAATTTTTAAGCAAAGCTGGGGTAATAAGGGTTAGCATAGAGGGGAATTGGGCGGAGAGTGCTTTAAGCAAGGCGGATATTTTACAAAAAGAAATTAGCGAGTTTGGCGTAAAATGGTGGTTGCTTAATACGGGAGTGCCGCATTTAGTGTGTGAAAATGCAAATCTTGCATTTTTAAATAAAGAGGATTTACGATTTTTGCGACATAAATACAATGCTAATGTTAATATTGCTTCATTACAAGAAAATAAGGTTTTGGCAAGAACTTTTGAACGTGGGGTGGAAGATGAAACTTTGGCTTGTGGGACAGGAATGGCAGCAATGTTTTATTATTTACTTTTATTGGGTAAAGTTTCTAACCCTTGTCTTTTTAATCCTGCAAGCAAAGAGAATTTGTATTTAAGAGAGGATAATGGGGTGCTGTATTTAAAAGGAGAAGTGAGAAAGATATGCGATTTCGTGAAAGATTAAGCACTATTCAATACCATTTTGAATAGGCACAAAAATACAAGAATCAAGCTCTTCTGAAGTAATGGAATGATTGTGTTTATAAAAGCGTGTGATAATTTGGAGATTCCCTTTTTGGATTGGAGCTATAAGAATCCCGCCTATTTGAAGTTGATTAAAAATCTCTTGTGGAATTGTCGTGGCTACTGCTGAGAAAAGTATCCTATCATAAGGCGCATATGCACTCCAGCCTTTTTGCCCATCATCTAGTTTTGTGTTGATATTACTAAGATTGCAGGTTTTGATTCTTAAACGCGCTTCATTAAGAAGTTTTTCGATTCTTTCAATGCTGAAAACTCTACGCACGAGACAGCTAAGAATAGCTGCTTGATAACCACTTCCACAGCCGATTTCTAAGACATTATCTGCACCTTCGCATTGGAGGTATTCTGTCATTTTGGCAACCGTAAGTGGAGAGCTAATCCATTGACTAGCACCCATAGGAAGTGCATCAAGGGAATAGGCTAGATGCTTAAAACCTTCAGGGACAAAAATTTCACGATTGATTTTTAAAAGAGCATTTTGGACATTTTGACTTAAAGGAAATTGGCGTGTAATTTCATGCACCATTTGAGCAGTTTTGATGGTTTGCATTAAAGTCCTATGTCAATGAATTTTCGCACTTTTGCAACATCATTGAAATTTGCCTTTAAGCCTATGATTTCTTGTGAATCATCTTGAGTTGCATAGCCAAAAGGTGTGATAATCGCACTGCCCCCATCCATAGAATCATTGGTGCTATTACTTGCTACAACAAAGCTTTGAGTGGTGATTGCAAGGGCTTTGGTGAGAGTCTGGAAGTGGTCCTTTCGCTCTTTTGCCCATTGCGCAGGGACAAAAATAAGATCGCAACCTTTGAGCTTTTGCCAAAGTTCAATAAATCTTAATTCAAAGCAGTTAATAGCACCGCATTTGATACCATCAATTATAAAAGGGGAAATTTCTTCAATATTGCCTGCTTGAAAGTGTAAATGCTCATTACCTAGCGGAAAGAGCTTGTTTTTACTTTGCTTGTGAAGCAATTCTCCGCGATGAAAAACTTTAAGATTGTTATAAAAACCATTTTTGTATTTTTCTATCATAGTGGTTATGATTGTTTTTTCGCTTGATAGTTTGAGTAGAGTTTCTGTTGCTTCTTTAGCAAACTCGCTCGCTTCTTCCATTCTTTGGTAACAAAAATTAGTTAAAGCAACTTCAGGTGCAAGAATAATAGAATCACTTTCGCATTCCAAGATAAGATTTTTAAAATATATAAGATTCTCTTCAAAATTTTGTTTGGTTTTAAATTGTAAGGTATAAAGTGACTTAGAAATCATCAAAATTAATACTCCCTTTTGCGTAATTTGTTACATTTCCTTCAAAGAAGTTAGTTTTTTGTTCATTAAAAGAGCTAAAAGAATCAACCCATTTAATAGGGTGTTTAGCATTATAAAGTGCGGGTAGTCCCACGCGTTTTAGGCGCTCATCGGCTAAATATTTAATGTATTCTTGAATAATTTCACTAGTAAGCCCAAGAATCTGTCCTTGTGTAATATATTCTCCCCACGCAGTCTCCACCTTAACAGCTTCTCTAAACATTTCAATCACTTCTTCTTCTAAATCCTTAGTAAAAAGTTCAGGAGTTTCTTTTCTAACAGAGTTAATCATATTTTGAAAGAGAAGTAAATGGGTAACTTCATCGCGTTGAATAAAGCGAATCATTTGCGCACTTCCGAGCATTTTTCCGCTTCTTGCTAGGGTATAGAAAAAGGCAAAACCGCTATAAAAATAGATTCCTTCTAAGATTTGATTGGCAAACATAGCTTTAATAATATTGCGCTCTATTGGATTTATTGCAAGTTGTTCATAAACTGCTGCAATATAATCATTTTTACTTTTTAATTGCATATCGCTTCGCCACATATCATAGATTTCATCTGTGTTAGCTGAGATTGATTCTACCATTACAGCATAACTTTGGGAATGAAGTGCTTCTTCAAAAGCTTGGCGCACTAAAATAAGATTGATTTCTGGGCTTGTAATATAGGGATTAACATTGTCTATTAGGTTATTAGTTTGTAATGAATCCATAAAAATAAGTTGCGCTAAAGCTCTATCATAGCCAATTTTTTCTTCAGGAGTAAGCCCTTCTGCATAGTCACGCTTATCTGGTGTCATATTAACTTCTTCAGGAAACCAAGAATTTGCAAGCATTACTTTCCAAAGGTTGTAAGCCCATTGATATTTGATTTTGTTAAGCTCAAAGATGCTAGTTGGATTACCCCCAAAGATTTTCCTTTCATTAACGCTTTCATTGGAGTTTGGATTATAGATTTTTTTGCGATGCAACATAAGTTTTCCTTGAAGTCATTTAGTTTTAAATATTTTATTTTTTTGTAATTATAATAAGTTTTTTATTTAAAATAACTTGATTTTAAATGTAACTAAAAAAGGAATTCGTTAGAATCTTAATAAAATTAACTTTTAAAGCTATATTTTCTTAAGAGATAAATATTTAATGCACTAGGATTTAAGGGATAAAATGACTGAAGTTGCAAAATTAAATATTAGCGGAATGCATTGTAGCGCTTGTTCTGCTACAATTGAACATAATTTAAAAAAAGTATCAGGCATTACAAACATTAAGATTAATGCAATTAGCGGTAGGGCAAAAATTGCTTTTGATTCAGCAAAAGTAAGTGAGCAAAAAATTATTGATTTGATCACTTCTTATGGATTCCCTGCCTCAAAAGATAATGCAAAGGAATTAGAGATTTTATACATTCAAGGCTTAAAAAAGCGTTTGTGGATTGGAATCCCTTTGTTTTTATTGATTTTTATACTACATATGAGTGGATTCCATAGCACTTGGAGCTCCATTGTTCAGCTTATTTTAGCAACGATAGTGCAGGTGTATTGTGGCTATCCTTTTTATGTGGGAGCTAAAAGTTTTTTTAAAACTAAAAGTGCGGATATGAATGTATTAATTGCGCTTGGAACGAGTGTGGCGTATTTGTATTCTGTATATTTATTTGCTAGTGGCGGGAGTAATGGATATTATTTTGAGGGGTCTAGTGCTGTAATTTGCTTTGTTTTATTGGGAGAATTTTTAAAAAGCAAAGCTAAAAAAAAGGCAGGTGATGAGCTTGAATCTTTGGTAAAGATTCTGCCAAGTCAAGCTAGAATCTTAAAAGATGGAAAGACAGAGTGGATTGCTATTAACCAAATTAAAAAAGGTGATGAATGCCTTGTAGTTGGTGGAGAGAAGATTCCACTAGATGGGATTGTAATAAAAGGAAGTGCAGAAGTTAGCAGTGCGCATATCAATGGCGAAGAAATGCCTAGAGTGCTAGAGGTAGGTAGTGAAGTTATTGGAGGAAGTTTGGTATTAAATGGAGAAATTACCATTCAATCTTGTAAAGATTCTAATGAGTTTTTTGTCTATGAAATGCTAGACCTTTTGGAGCTTTCACAAACCCAAAAACCACCCATTGGCAAAATGGCAGATAAGATTGCTTCTATTTTTGTGCCAAGCATTGTGATTTTAAGTCTTGTAGCCTTTGTGTTTTGGTGGATTATGGGTGAGGGATTTGCCTTTAGTTTATCTATTGCAGCGGCTATTTTGGTTGTCTCTTGTCCTTGTGCTTTGGGGCTTGCTGTGCCATTAGCGATTGTGTGTGCAAGTATGCGTGCAAAAAAAAGTGAAATTTTGATTAAGTCTCCAGAGATTTATGAGAGAGCAAAGCAGATTAAAACAATTGTATTTGATAAAACAGGAACGCTAACAAAGGGCGAAATTACGCTAAAGAATGTTGAGTTGGTTGAAGAAAATGCAGAGTTTGATTTAAACTTTCTTGCTAGTTTAGTTTATGTAATGCAAGAGAACAATCCTCATCCTATTGCAAAGGCATTTTTGGAGTATTTTAAAACAAATAAACAAACAATTAAATTGCAAGAAAAAGAATATCTTATTGCTAAAGGTGTGAGGGCGAAATATCAACAAAAAGAATATTTTTTGGGATCATTGGGGTGGATTGAAGAGATTCTAGGTGGGATAGAAAAGATAAAATGCAGAGAAAATGTGATTGCTTTGTGTGACAATAAGAAACTTTTGGCTTTGTTTTATTTGCAAGATTCAATTAAAAATGGCGCAAAAGA from Helicobacter colisuis includes:
- the dapF gene encoding diaminopimelate epimerase; translation: MFFSKYSASGNDFILMHTFRFKENSYGELAKRICHRQEGIGADGLIILKPHLEYDFEWEFYNADGSVAEMCGNGSRAAAMYARDLGLAGEQQKFLSKAGVIRVSIEGNWAESALSKADILQKEISEFGVKWWLLNTGVPHLVCENANLAFLNKEDLRFLRHKYNANVNIASLQENKVLARTFERGVEDETLACGTGMAAMFYYLLLLGKVSNPCLFNPASKENLYLREDNGVLYLKGEVRKICDFVKD
- a CDS encoding protein-L-isoaspartate(D-aspartate) O-methyltransferase; its protein translation is MQTIKTAQMVHEITRQFPLSQNVQNALLKINREIFVPEGFKHLAYSLDALPMGASQWISSPLTVAKMTEYLQCEGADNVLEIGCGSGYQAAILSCLVRRVFSIERIEKLLNEARLRIKTCNLSNINTKLDDGQKGWSAYAPYDRILFSAVATTIPQEIFNQLQIGGILIAPIQKGNLQIITRFYKHNHSITSEELDSCIFVPIQNGIE
- a CDS encoding nitrilase-related carbon-nitrogen hydrolase, whose amino-acid sequence is MISKSLYTLQFKTKQNFEENLIYFKNLILECESDSIILAPEVALTNFCYQRMEEASEFAKEATETLLKLSSEKTIITTMIEKYKNGFYNNLKVFHRGELLHKQSKNKLFPLGNEHLHFQAGNIEEISPFIIDGIKCGAINCFELRFIELWQKLKGCDLIFVPAQWAKERKDHFQTLTKALAITTQSFVVASNSTNDSMDGGSAIITPFGYATQDDSQEIIGLKANFNDVAKVRKFIDIGL
- a CDS encoding ribonucleotide-diphosphate reductase subunit beta; the protein is MLHRKKIYNPNSNESVNERKIFGGNPTSIFELNKIKYQWAYNLWKVMLANSWFPEEVNMTPDKRDYAEGLTPEEKIGYDRALAQLIFMDSLQTNNLIDNVNPYITSPEINLILVRQAFEEALHSQSYAVMVESISANTDEIYDMWRSDMQLKSKNDYIAAVYEQLAINPIERNIIKAMFANQILEGIYFYSGFAFFYTLARSGKMLGSAQMIRFIQRDEVTHLLLFQNMINSVRKETPELFTKDLEEEVIEMFREAVKVETAWGEYITQGQILGLTSEIIQEYIKYLADERLKRVGLPALYNAKHPIKWVDSFSSFNEQKTNFFEGNVTNYAKGSINFDDF
- a CDS encoding heavy metal translocating P-type ATPase → MTEVAKLNISGMHCSACSATIEHNLKKVSGITNIKINAISGRAKIAFDSAKVSEQKIIDLITSYGFPASKDNAKELEILYIQGLKKRLWIGIPLFLLIFILHMSGFHSTWSSIVQLILATIVQVYCGYPFYVGAKSFFKTKSADMNVLIALGTSVAYLYSVYLFASGGSNGYYFEGSSAVICFVLLGEFLKSKAKKKAGDELESLVKILPSQARILKDGKTEWIAINQIKKGDECLVVGGEKIPLDGIVIKGSAEVSSAHINGEEMPRVLEVGSEVIGGSLVLNGEITIQSCKDSNEFFVYEMLDLLELSQTQKPPIGKMADKIASIFVPSIVILSLVAFVFWWIMGEGFAFSLSIAAAILVVSCPCALGLAVPLAIVCASMRAKKSEILIKSPEIYERAKQIKTIVFDKTGTLTKGEITLKNVELVEENAEFDLNFLASLVYVMQENNPHPIAKAFLEYFKTNKQTIKLQEKEYLIAKGVRAKYQQKEYFLGSLGWIEEILGGIEKIKCRENVIALCDNKKLLALFYLQDSIKNGAKEVVESLKTKGIQSVILSGDNIESVERVAKSIGIERFYAGVNPTQKAEVVAKLAKEGGVCFVGDGINDALALKQASFGISFVNATELAQEIGDVLLLKDDLKGIIKVFEIAFATLSNIKQNLFFAYIYNIVLIPIAAGALYSVFGVILQPAFAGMAMAFSSVSVVSNALRITKLKLKGE